In Candidatus Hydrogenedentota bacterium, the following proteins share a genomic window:
- a CDS encoding nucleoside hydrolase has product MMSAVLLVSHVILVLHAAAPAESIPVILDTDIGSDIDDTWALAMMLGSPQLDVRLITTAFRDTPVKTRLVAKMLERLNRTDIPIGTGLKTDDGGINQLEWLGDFDFKSYPGMVYEDGVQALIDTIKKSERRITLVVLGPQANISEALKRDPSIAENARVVTMAGSVHIGYEGYEGRQPEWNVRADIAAARAVFNAPWEITMNPLDICGNLRLAGERYLRVSDSAAPRARVVIENYNAWSSRDSQPKNSSSILFDTVTVYMSVDTSLCRMEQVKLVIDDEGNTVPGENGRPVRCALGWKTLGAEDRYKELLIQALTNPAGARYP; this is encoded by the coding sequence TGGATACCGATATCGGCAGCGATATCGACGACACCTGGGCGCTGGCGATGATGTTGGGGTCGCCGCAGCTCGACGTCAGACTTATTACAACGGCGTTCCGGGACACCCCCGTGAAGACCAGGCTCGTCGCGAAGATGCTCGAACGCCTGAATCGTACAGATATCCCGATTGGCACCGGCCTCAAAACGGACGACGGCGGCATCAACCAATTGGAATGGCTGGGCGACTTTGATTTCAAGAGCTATCCCGGGATGGTCTACGAAGACGGTGTACAGGCCCTCATCGACACCATCAAGAAGTCCGAACGGAGGATCACGCTCGTCGTTCTCGGACCCCAGGCGAACATCAGCGAGGCGTTGAAACGCGACCCGTCGATCGCCGAAAACGCGCGCGTTGTCACAATGGCGGGCAGCGTACATATCGGGTACGAGGGCTACGAAGGCCGCCAGCCCGAATGGAACGTGCGGGCTGACATCGCGGCCGCCCGCGCGGTGTTCAACGCGCCCTGGGAAATCACTATGAACCCGCTGGACATATGCGGCAATCTCCGCCTTGCGGGCGAACGGTACCTTCGCGTATCGGATTCCGCGGCGCCGCGCGCCCGGGTGGTCATCGAGAACTACAACGCCTGGTCAAGCCGCGACAGCCAGCCGAAAAACTCCAGCAGCATCCTTTTCGACACGGTCACGGTCTACATGTCCGTTGACACCTCGCTCTGCCGGATGGAGCAGGTCAAGCTTGTCATTGACGACGAAGGCAATACCGTGCCCGGCGAAAACGGCCGCCCCGTGCGGTGCGCGTTGGGCTGGAAAACCCTCGGCGCCGAAGACCGGTACAAGGAATTGCTCATTCAAGCGCTCACGAATCCGGCGGGGGCGCGATACCCGTGA
- a CDS encoding YbjQ family protein, with the protein MIIVTSSHICGKRIVKTLGMVRGNTVRSRHLGKDILAIFRNLVGGEIEEYTKMLAEAREQALDRMMHAAERLGGNAVVDVRFGTAEIMSAAAEIIAYGTAVIVEQEDEEPQQ; encoded by the coding sequence GTGATTATCGTCACCTCATCGCACATCTGCGGCAAGCGCATCGTGAAAACCCTTGGCATGGTCAGGGGAAACACGGTCCGTTCACGGCATCTGGGTAAAGACATCCTGGCAATTTTCCGCAACCTGGTCGGAGGCGAGATAGAGGAATACACCAAGATGCTGGCCGAGGCCCGCGAGCAGGCCCTCGACCGCATGATGCACGCCGCCGAACGGCTGGGAGGAAATGCGGTCGTCGATGTCCGATTCGGGACGGCGGAAATCATGTCCGCCGCGGCTGAAATCATTGCTTATGGAACGGCAGTGATCGTGGAACAAGAGGACGAGGAGCCGCAACAGTAG
- a CDS encoding zf-HC2 domain-containing protein, which yields MHDDREDDVRPLISGYLDGELTPEERDRVDKLREEDPAFREEFERMKRIVAATSELRIEEPPEEVWDTFLDGVYNRIERQTGWIIFLVGVIALTVWGIYWFWVADWGSALVKVLVAAPVIGLVVLFISVLRQRLFVARSDRYSREIKW from the coding sequence ATGCATGATGACCGTGAAGACGACGTCAGGCCGCTGATTTCCGGCTACCTGGACGGCGAATTGACCCCGGAAGAACGAGACCGGGTTGATAAACTTCGCGAGGAAGACCCGGCGTTTCGGGAGGAGTTCGAGCGAATGAAGCGTATCGTAGCCGCAACATCGGAGTTACGCATCGAAGAACCGCCCGAAGAAGTGTGGGACACCTTCCTCGACGGCGTCTACAACCGCATCGAGCGCCAAACCGGCTGGATTATCTTTCTCGTGGGAGTGATCGCCTTGACGGTATGGGGCATTTATTGGTTCTGGGTGGCGGATTGGGGTTCCGCACTGGTCAAGGTCCTGGTCGCGGCACCGGTAATTGGCCTCGTCGTGTTGTTTATTTCAGTGCTCCGGCAGCGTCTTTTTGTCGCGAGGAGCGATCGGTACAGCAGGGAGATCAAGTGGTGA
- a CDS encoding sigma-70 family RNA polymerase sigma factor, which yields MNRISRRMYSTNGTKDATAFDEAEALVKARKGDRAAFGALVKAYERRAYAVAYGFVHNRDDALELAQEAFARAYKAMPRFKTELPFYPWLYRIIKNTCINHLKKRRRRGETSLDGLLESGFDVAHAAENPVDDAQLGDLRTAIAAAMTRLSREHREILMMRHFQDLPYAEIAECLEIPKGTVMSRLHAARRALRNALGGAPE from the coding sequence ATGAATAGAATCTCGCGTCGAATGTATTCCACCAACGGAACGAAGGACGCGACGGCCTTCGATGAGGCCGAGGCCCTTGTGAAGGCTCGAAAAGGCGACCGGGCGGCCTTCGGCGCGTTGGTCAAAGCCTACGAGCGGCGTGCTTATGCTGTGGCGTACGGTTTTGTCCACAATCGCGACGATGCCCTCGAACTCGCGCAGGAGGCGTTCGCACGGGCCTACAAGGCCATGCCGCGGTTCAAAACGGAGCTGCCGTTCTATCCGTGGCTGTACCGAATTATCAAGAATACCTGTATCAACCATTTGAAGAAGCGCAGGCGGCGCGGCGAAACATCACTGGACGGGCTCCTCGAGTCCGGCTTTGACGTGGCGCATGCCGCGGAGAATCCGGTGGACGATGCGCAGTTGGGGGACTTGCGCACCGCCATCGCCGCGGCCATGACCCGGCTCAGCCGCGAGCACCGGGAGATTCTCATGATGCGGCACTTCCAGGATCTCCCTTATGCGGAGATCGCTGAATGCCTCGAGATTCCCAAAGGCACCGTGATGTCGCGCCTGCACGCCGCCCGGCGTGCGCTGCGCAATGCGCTCGGGGGCGCCCCGGAATGA
- a CDS encoding pyrimidine/purine nucleoside phosphorylase, with amino-acid sequence MTSPVPERFENVTAVCKANVYFDGKVVSHTLLCADGTKKTLGLIFPGSYKFDTGAPERMEVVAGECRVKRAGAHEWAVYAAGAFFDVPGKSSFEISVNGGIMEYVCSYL; translated from the coding sequence ATGACAAGTCCAGTGCCAGAACGATTCGAAAATGTGACGGCTGTGTGCAAGGCCAACGTGTACTTCGACGGAAAAGTCGTCAGCCATACCCTGTTGTGCGCCGACGGGACGAAAAAGACGCTCGGGCTCATCTTTCCGGGGTCGTACAAGTTCGATACGGGCGCGCCGGAGCGGATGGAGGTCGTTGCTGGCGAGTGCCGGGTGAAACGTGCCGGGGCCCACGAATGGGCGGTATACGCCGCGGGTGCCTTCTTCGATGTGCCGGGGAAGTCATCATTCGAGATTTCCGTCAACGGCGGCATTATGGAATACGTATGCTCGTACCTGTGA